One Gemmatimonadaceae bacterium genomic window carries:
- a CDS encoding HD domain-containing protein gives MSALTYALDLTEGQRPGHTLRTALIAMRLGRELALDADSLGALYYAALLKDAGCSSNAARMAALFGSADQEVKREMRLVDWHNRWRLAMRTARNCGVGRNPLARIQHFLRIAQTPHMTREIIQARCERGAQIAVALGFPQQTSDAIGHVDEHWCGLGYPVGLAGDAIPLLARILLIAQTFEVFWTEQGLRTALAMLQSRSGRWFDPSLVTRIAGWKRDTHWWAHLADADRLDAAVLALEPGSTPLLATEARLDATAYAFAAVIDAKTPFTYRHSTNVARYAVCIAESMGAGDDLSRDILRAGLLHDIGKLGVSNTILDKPGRLTDRERDEIRKHPRWTRQILDRVSAFRHFAASSAHHHERIDGRGYPWSLSAEQLDFTARVLAIADVYEALTAERPYRKAMSVGKVLDIMTPDRHAAFDGDILDVAIGLAENGTLARVAAANGDPLETLQLGANRVDPIVAPDRNGMRIAAA, from the coding sequence ATGTCGGCGCTCACATATGCGTTGGATCTCACGGAAGGTCAACGTCCAGGCCACACGCTGCGCACGGCGCTCATCGCCATGCGGCTGGGTCGCGAATTGGCGCTCGATGCAGACTCGTTGGGGGCGTTGTACTATGCCGCGCTGTTGAAAGACGCCGGTTGCTCAAGCAACGCGGCACGGATGGCGGCCCTGTTTGGCTCGGCGGATCAAGAGGTCAAGCGTGAAATGCGCTTGGTGGACTGGCACAATCGCTGGCGGCTGGCCATGCGCACCGCACGCAACTGCGGCGTGGGCCGCAATCCCCTCGCGCGCATCCAGCACTTCTTGCGCATCGCCCAGACACCGCACATGACCAGGGAGATCATCCAGGCGCGCTGCGAGCGAGGCGCGCAGATTGCCGTTGCGCTGGGCTTCCCGCAGCAGACGTCCGACGCGATCGGTCACGTTGACGAACACTGGTGTGGCCTTGGGTATCCCGTCGGATTGGCCGGCGATGCAATTCCGCTCCTGGCCCGCATCCTGCTCATTGCGCAGACGTTCGAGGTGTTCTGGACGGAGCAAGGGCTCCGTACCGCGTTGGCGATGCTGCAGTCGCGCAGCGGTCGGTGGTTCGATCCGTCGCTGGTTACGCGCATTGCCGGATGGAAGCGCGACACCCACTGGTGGGCACACCTCGCTGATGCGGATCGTCTGGATGCAGCGGTGCTGGCGCTCGAGCCGGGAAGCACGCCGCTGCTGGCCACGGAAGCGCGGCTCGATGCGACCGCGTATGCGTTTGCCGCCGTCATCGACGCCAAAACGCCGTTCACCTACCGACACTCGACGAATGTGGCGCGGTACGCCGTGTGCATCGCCGAGTCGATGGGCGCGGGTGACGATCTCTCCCGTGACATCCTGCGCGCAGGCCTGCTGCATGACATCGGCAAGCTGGGGGTCTCAAATACGATTCTCGACAAACCCGGCCGATTGACGGATCGCGAACGAGACGAGATCCGGAAGCATCCGCGATGGACGAGGCAGATACTCGATCGGGTGTCGGCGTTTCGGCACTTCGCCGCGTCTTCGGCGCATCACCACGAGCGCATTGACGGTCGTGGATACCCCTGGAGCCTCAGTGCCGAGCAATTGGACTTCACGGCTCGCGTGCTGGCCATCGCCGATGTGTATGAGGCACTCACGGCGGAACGGCCGTACCGTAAGGCAATGTCGGTTGGCAAGGTGCTCGACATCATGACGCCCGATCGGCATGCGGCATTCGACGGCGATATCCTGGATGTGGCGATCGGCCTCGCGGAGAACGGCACGTTGGCGCGCGTTGCCGCCGCGAACGGCGATCCGCTGGAGACCTTGCAACTCGGTGCCAATCGGGTAGACCCGATCGTCGCCCCGGACCGCAACGGCATGCGAATCGCCGCTGCCTGA
- the tsaE gene encoding tRNA (adenosine(37)-N6)-threonylcarbamoyltransferase complex ATPase subunit type 1 TsaE: MVNTTSLEELLGRGAPRAPDLASLQAWGQALGAALPRPAVLTFSGDLGAGKTTLIRAICAGLGVDVVAVTSPTFALIQEYAAPRGPVIHVDLYRLRSTAELDAIGWDELVANAPVLLVEWPDRASDGLPAGAIAIELRHDAEHSDRRRLSVDHTSTG; the protein is encoded by the coding sequence ATGGTGAACACGACCTCGCTCGAGGAACTGCTGGGTCGGGGTGCCCCGCGCGCACCGGATCTGGCGTCGCTGCAGGCATGGGGACAGGCGCTGGGCGCCGCGCTCCCGCGCCCGGCGGTGTTGACGTTTTCCGGTGATCTCGGGGCGGGGAAGACGACATTGATCCGCGCGATATGCGCCGGGCTGGGCGTCGATGTGGTGGCCGTGACGAGCCCCACGTTTGCCCTCATCCAGGAGTATGCGGCGCCGCGTGGTCCAGTGATCCATGTCGACCTGTATCGACTCCGTTCGACGGCAGAGCTCGACGCGATCGGGTGGGACGAGCTGGTGGCCAATGCACCCGTGTTGCTGGTGGAGTGGCCGGATCGCGCGTCAGACGGGCTGCCGGCCGGGGCGATCGCGATTGAGCTTCGACATGATGCGGAGCACAGCGATCGACGTCGACTCTCCGTGGATCACACAAGCACCGGGTGA
- the uvrB gene encoding excinuclease ABC subunit UvrB has translation MAQPFMLQSPFEPAGDQPRAITELSRGLLRGDRFQTLLGVTGSGKTMTIANVIQQWGRPTLVLSHNKTLAAQLYGELKSFFPNNAVEYFISYYDYYQPEAYVPSSDTYIEKDASINEDIDRLRLRATSSLMERSDVVIVSTVSAIYGLGDPIAYRERMVSLAKGQQIARDDILRALVGIQYLRNDVAFDRGTFRVRGDTVEIFPAYEEQAVRLEMWGDEIERISKIDPLTGETIATLERTAVYPAKHFITSRPTIARASTAIREELAQRLAELQQQGKLLEAQRLEQRTNFDLEMMAEIGTCAGIENYSRHLSGREAGERPACLLDYFPDDYLVVVDESHVSLPQIRGMYNGDRARKLTLVDYGFRLPSALDNRPLVFEEFMALVPRLINVSATPGELELQLSEGVVVEQVIRPTGLLDPVLEIRPVKGQVDDLLHEIRQRERRGERVLVTTLTKRMSEDLTDYLQQMGVRVRYMHSDIDAIERMEIVRGLRLGEFDVLVGINLLREGLDMPEVSLVAILDADQEGFLRSDRALIQTIGRAARHLTGMAILYADRVTGSMERAIGETDRRRNIQRDHNTAHGIVPHGVIKSVDEVRFITRVADARIEKDVAAPATRAIGGERMARSREELETLVGELEVAMREAATALDFEAAARLRDQLFEVRTALGEKPAQARGESKAAKRPPGSAPMKRFGGRRGR, from the coding sequence ATGGCCCAGCCTTTCATGCTGCAGTCGCCGTTCGAGCCGGCGGGCGACCAACCGCGCGCGATCACCGAGCTGAGTCGGGGTCTGCTGCGTGGCGACCGATTCCAGACCCTCTTGGGCGTCACCGGCTCGGGCAAGACCATGACCATCGCGAATGTCATCCAGCAATGGGGTCGCCCCACGCTGGTGTTGTCGCACAACAAGACGCTGGCAGCGCAGTTGTACGGGGAGTTGAAAAGCTTCTTCCCCAACAACGCCGTCGAGTACTTCATCTCGTACTACGACTACTACCAGCCCGAAGCGTATGTCCCGTCCAGCGACACGTACATCGAGAAGGACGCCAGTATCAACGAGGATATCGATCGGCTGCGCCTGCGGGCGACGTCGTCGTTGATGGAGCGCAGCGACGTGGTGATTGTGTCCACGGTCTCGGCCATTTACGGACTCGGTGATCCCATCGCGTACCGCGAACGGATGGTCTCGCTCGCCAAGGGACAGCAGATCGCGCGTGACGACATCCTGCGGGCGTTGGTGGGCATTCAGTACCTGCGCAACGATGTGGCGTTCGACCGCGGCACGTTTCGGGTGCGTGGCGACACCGTCGAGATCTTTCCCGCCTATGAAGAGCAGGCGGTGCGACTGGAAATGTGGGGCGATGAGATCGAGCGCATTTCCAAGATCGATCCGCTCACCGGCGAGACCATTGCCACGCTGGAGCGAACGGCGGTGTATCCGGCCAAGCACTTCATCACCAGCCGTCCCACTATTGCGCGCGCGTCAACGGCCATTCGTGAAGAGCTGGCGCAGCGGCTGGCCGAGCTGCAGCAGCAGGGGAAGCTGCTGGAAGCGCAACGGCTCGAGCAGCGCACGAACTTCGATCTGGAGATGATGGCGGAGATCGGCACGTGCGCCGGGATCGAGAATTATTCGCGCCACTTGAGCGGACGCGAGGCGGGCGAGCGCCCCGCGTGCTTGCTGGACTATTTCCCCGACGATTACCTGGTGGTGGTCGACGAGTCGCATGTGTCACTGCCGCAGATTCGCGGCATGTACAACGGCGATCGCGCCCGCAAGTTGACACTGGTGGACTACGGATTCCGCCTGCCGAGCGCGCTCGACAACCGTCCCTTGGTATTCGAGGAATTCATGGCGTTGGTGCCGCGACTGATCAATGTCTCGGCCACCCCCGGGGAGCTGGAACTGCAGCTGTCTGAGGGCGTCGTGGTGGAGCAGGTGATTCGCCCAACCGGCCTGCTGGATCCCGTGCTCGAGATCCGCCCGGTGAAGGGTCAGGTGGATGACCTGTTGCACGAAATCCGCCAGCGTGAACGCCGTGGCGAACGCGTGCTGGTGACCACGCTCACCAAGCGCATGTCGGAAGATCTCACCGACTACCTGCAACAGATGGGCGTGCGGGTACGCTACATGCATTCCGACATTGATGCGATCGAGCGCATGGAGATTGTACGCGGACTGCGCCTCGGCGAGTTCGATGTGCTCGTCGGCATTAACCTGCTGCGCGAAGGGCTCGACATGCCCGAAGTGTCGTTGGTGGCGATTCTCGATGCCGATCAGGAAGGATTTTTGCGCAGTGACCGGGCGCTCATACAGACCATCGGCCGCGCCGCCCGGCATCTGACCGGCATGGCGATTCTGTACGCCGACCGCGTGACCGGCTCCATGGAACGCGCCATCGGGGAGACCGATCGTCGACGGAACATTCAACGTGACCACAACACCGCGCACGGCATCGTGCCGCACGGCGTGATCAAGAGCGTCGACGAAGTGCGTTTCATTACCCGCGTCGCGGACGCGCGGATCGAAAAGGACGTCGCGGCACCGGCCACGCGCGCGATCGGTGGTGAGCGGATGGCGCGTTCACGCGAGGAGTTGGAGACGCTGGTGGGCGAACTGGAGGTTGCGATGCGCGAAGCCGCGACGGCGCTGGACTTCGAGGCGGCGGCGCGTCTGCGTGATCAGCTGTTTGAGGTGCGCACGGCACTGGGGGAGAAGCCCGCGCAGGCACGTGGTGAATCCAAGGCGGCCAAGCGACCGCCGGGTTCCGCACCGATGAAACGTTTCGGGGGACGCCGTGGGCGATGA
- a CDS encoding bifunctional (p)ppGpp synthetase/guanosine-3',5'-bis(diphosphate) 3'-pyrophosphohydrolase — protein MTTVALHEVIPGFGPSADSTYEKLDHELLVRAYRFSDAAHAGQVRHSGEPYVSHCVEVARILADLQLDTATVASGLLHDIVEDTDITIEDVEREFGPEIAQIVDGLTKIANLPLSSREERQVENYRKLLLSIAKDARVILIKLADRLHNMRTLEWLAAEKRRRIAQETRDLYAPLAHRFGMAKMRWELEDLAFKHLEPEAYKTLAKMVASKRGEREELIAQMREPLEKRLTDAGIADVEVTGRPKHLWSIYKKMQQRDRPYEDIYDLLAIRVIVPNILECYHALGVIHDGWTPVQERIKDYIAQPKSNGYQSLHTTVFGPGRQLFEIQIRTRDMHRTADFGIAAHWLYKESSKNSDELDRHLTWFRQVLELQLDAETPGEFLEFLKLDLYQDEIFVFTPTGDVIQLPKGATPLDFAFAVHTQVGARCAGAKINGRIAPLSRELKNSETVEILTNPNAKPSRDWLAHVRTGRARHKIRQMLRLEERSSAMRLGREIIERELRRRRLPKADDQALLPIARQLKLKDAIHLIASVGAGDVHVMQVVKALHPELENAPEPAEKPSTLARIVDRVRGTGKGIRIQGADGLLVRYSQCCQPVPGDNVVGYVTRGRGVSIHRGDCPNLLLLVHEPERRLEIDWHEMAGERFVVRLALEGIDRRGLYADVAAAVSATGTDIKSLELKTIDGKVSGSAMVEVENLAHLERIMKAARRVKGIGAVGRREKITSDE, from the coding sequence GTGACGACGGTTGCGCTGCATGAGGTGATCCCCGGATTCGGTCCGAGTGCCGACAGCACGTACGAGAAGCTCGATCACGAGCTGCTGGTGCGCGCTTATCGATTCTCGGACGCGGCGCACGCCGGTCAGGTGCGTCATTCGGGTGAACCGTATGTGTCGCACTGCGTGGAAGTGGCGCGAATCCTGGCCGACCTGCAGTTGGACACGGCCACGGTGGCCAGCGGCCTGCTGCACGATATCGTGGAAGACACCGACATCACCATCGAGGATGTCGAGCGCGAATTCGGCCCCGAGATTGCGCAGATTGTCGACGGCCTCACGAAGATCGCCAACCTCCCGCTGTCGTCGCGGGAAGAGCGACAGGTCGAGAACTATCGCAAGCTGCTGTTGTCCATCGCCAAGGATGCGCGCGTCATTCTGATCAAGTTGGCCGATCGACTGCACAACATGCGCACCCTGGAATGGCTGGCCGCCGAGAAGCGCCGCCGCATTGCGCAGGAAACCCGCGACTTGTATGCGCCGCTGGCCCATCGCTTCGGCATGGCGAAGATGCGGTGGGAGCTGGAAGACCTGGCGTTCAAGCATCTCGAGCCCGAGGCCTACAAGACGCTGGCCAAGATGGTGGCGTCCAAGCGCGGGGAGCGCGAGGAGCTGATCGCGCAGATGCGCGAGCCGCTGGAAAAGCGTCTCACCGACGCGGGCATCGCCGACGTGGAAGTCACGGGTCGACCGAAACATCTGTGGTCGATCTACAAAAAGATGCAGCAGCGCGACCGGCCGTATGAGGATATCTACGACCTGCTGGCCATTCGCGTGATCGTGCCGAACATCCTCGAATGCTATCACGCGCTGGGCGTGATTCACGACGGATGGACGCCGGTGCAGGAGCGCATCAAGGACTACATTGCGCAGCCCAAATCCAACGGCTACCAGTCGCTGCATACCACGGTGTTCGGTCCGGGGCGACAACTGTTCGAGATCCAGATTCGCACGCGCGACATGCATCGCACGGCCGACTTCGGCATCGCGGCGCACTGGCTGTACAAGGAGTCCAGCAAGAACTCTGATGAGCTCGATCGACACCTGACGTGGTTTCGCCAGGTGCTGGAACTGCAGCTCGACGCCGAGACTCCGGGCGAGTTCCTGGAGTTCCTCAAGCTGGATTTGTATCAGGACGAGATCTTTGTGTTCACGCCCACCGGCGACGTCATCCAGCTGCCCAAGGGGGCGACGCCGTTGGACTTTGCGTTCGCCGTGCATACGCAGGTTGGCGCGCGCTGCGCGGGCGCCAAGATCAACGGTCGCATCGCGCCGTTGTCGCGGGAGCTCAAGAATTCGGAAACGGTTGAGATCCTGACCAATCCGAACGCCAAACCCAGTCGGGATTGGCTGGCCCATGTGCGCACCGGTCGGGCGCGGCACAAGATCCGGCAGATGCTGCGACTGGAGGAACGCTCGTCGGCCATGCGGCTGGGGCGCGAGATCATTGAGCGGGAACTGCGGCGACGTCGACTGCCCAAGGCCGATGATCAGGCCCTGCTCCCGATTGCCCGACAGCTCAAGCTGAAAGATGCGATACACCTGATTGCGTCGGTCGGCGCCGGCGACGTGCACGTGATGCAGGTGGTCAAGGCATTACATCCGGAATTGGAGAACGCACCGGAGCCGGCCGAAAAGCCCAGCACCCTCGCCCGCATTGTCGATCGCGTGCGGGGCACCGGCAAGGGGATACGCATTCAGGGTGCCGACGGATTGCTCGTGCGCTACTCCCAGTGTTGCCAGCCGGTACCGGGCGACAACGTGGTGGGCTACGTCACCCGCGGACGCGGCGTCAGCATTCATCGGGGCGATTGCCCCAATCTGCTGTTGCTGGTGCATGAACCCGAGCGACGCCTCGAGATTGATTGGCACGAAATGGCGGGGGAGCGATTCGTGGTGCGGCTGGCGCTGGAGGGGATTGATCGCCGGGGACTCTATGCCGATGTCGCGGCGGCCGTGAGCGCCACCGGAACGGACATCAAGAGCCTTGAGCTCAAGACCATCGACGGCAAGGTGAGCGGCTCGGCCATGGTGGAGGTGGAGAACCTGGCCCATCTGGAACGCATCATGAAAGCGGCCCGCCGGGTGAAAGGGATCGGGGCCGTGGGGCGCCGGGAGAAGATCACCTCCGACGAATAG
- the radC gene encoding DNA repair protein RadC: MPTSQSGRPALTIRELPHTERPRERLRSLGAQALSTIELLATILGTGSTRGSALQCAQAVLEHADGSLGRLAAMPLAALTRVHGVGQARATAVHAALELGRRLSLEAREAGVPLRSPRDVAAVYAPRLQELPVEEFHVAVLDAQHRLERDVLVTRGLLNSSLVHPREVFREAIAERAAAVILVHNHPSGDPTPSAEDRVVTEQLVAAGRLLDIPVHDHIIVGRGRYMSFAEAGLL, from the coding sequence ATTCCGACTAGCCAGTCTGGTCGACCCGCGCTAACTATTCGTGAGCTGCCGCACACGGAACGGCCACGGGAACGACTGCGGTCGCTGGGCGCGCAGGCGCTCAGCACGATCGAACTCCTGGCGACGATCCTGGGCACAGGGAGTACAAGGGGATCGGCGTTGCAGTGCGCACAGGCCGTGCTGGAACACGCCGACGGCTCGCTTGGCCGGTTGGCGGCCATGCCGTTGGCGGCGTTGACGCGAGTGCATGGCGTGGGGCAGGCGCGGGCGACGGCCGTGCATGCGGCGTTGGAACTCGGGAGACGGCTATCACTGGAAGCGAGGGAGGCAGGCGTGCCGCTGCGCTCGCCGCGGGATGTGGCGGCGGTGTACGCGCCACGGTTGCAGGAGTTGCCGGTGGAGGAGTTCCATGTGGCGGTGCTGGATGCGCAGCATCGACTGGAACGGGATGTGCTGGTGACACGCGGTCTGCTCAACTCATCGCTGGTGCATCCGCGCGAAGTGTTTCGCGAGGCCATCGCGGAGCGGGCGGCGGCGGTGATCCTGGTGCACAATCACCCCAGTGGTGATCCGACGCCATCGGCCGAGGATCGGGTGGTGACGGAACAGTTGGTGGCGGCCGGGCGCTTGTTGGACATCCCGGTGCACGACCACATCATCGTGGGTCGTGGACGATACATGAGCTTTGCGGAGGCAGGTCTGTTGTGA
- a CDS encoding amino acid decarboxylase: protein MTDATPIDQSFDPASPAEWDALHMLGERMLGEMLYRLRGLPESPAWQPMPLAVRQSLQESVPREGIGADATYAQFVERILPYPNGNWHPRFFGWVQGNGTPLAMLADMLASGLNAHLAGFNQAPADVERLVVSWFAELMGMPSASGLFVTGGTMANTHGLAVARFAAARSRGHDVRAFGLQAWPDAAPHAPLVFYGSSETHGWAGKAAEWLGLGHRAFRRVPVDAAYRMDLVALEQMLAADRAAGLDPFCVIGTAGTVNTGATDDLSAIAALCARESLWFHVDGAFGALVALSDSLRPQVAGMERADSIAFDLHKWGSMPFECACVLVRDPALHHDAFRSTAAYLTPATRGVGADAVYFADRGLDLTRGFKALKVWMQLKADGVDTLARIIEQNVAQVCLLVTLVEAHDELEMLAPAPLNIACFRYVTPGLAAGALDALNQELLLRLQERGIAVPSSTVLDGRFAIRVAHVNHRTKRTDIELLVDAVVAIGRELVAEGWSLMPKTPFRT, encoded by the coding sequence ATGACCGACGCCACGCCGATTGATCAGTCGTTCGACCCTGCCAGCCCTGCCGAATGGGATGCCTTGCACATGCTGGGGGAACGCATGCTGGGCGAGATGCTATACCGACTCCGCGGACTGCCTGAGTCACCCGCCTGGCAGCCGATGCCGCTGGCGGTGCGGCAGTCGTTGCAAGAGTCCGTGCCGCGCGAAGGGATCGGCGCCGATGCGACCTACGCGCAGTTCGTCGAACGCATCCTGCCATATCCCAATGGCAACTGGCATCCGCGGTTCTTTGGCTGGGTGCAGGGCAACGGGACGCCGTTGGCGATGTTGGCCGACATGCTGGCGTCTGGGCTCAATGCGCATCTGGCAGGATTCAATCAGGCCCCGGCCGATGTGGAACGTCTGGTGGTGTCCTGGTTCGCCGAGTTGATGGGAATGCCGAGCGCCAGCGGTTTGTTCGTGACCGGTGGCACGATGGCGAATACGCATGGACTCGCCGTGGCGCGCTTCGCGGCTGCACGGTCGCGCGGACACGATGTTCGCGCGTTCGGGCTGCAGGCGTGGCCCGACGCCGCACCGCACGCGCCGCTGGTGTTTTACGGCTCCAGCGAAACGCACGGATGGGCGGGAAAGGCGGCGGAATGGTTGGGGCTCGGCCATCGCGCATTTCGGCGGGTGCCCGTGGATGCAGCGTACCGCATGGATCTCGTCGCATTGGAACAGATGCTCGCGGCCGACCGCGCAGCCGGCCTCGATCCGTTCTGTGTGATCGGCACTGCGGGCACCGTGAATACTGGCGCCACCGACGACCTGTCAGCCATCGCCGCGCTGTGCGCGCGCGAGTCGCTGTGGTTTCACGTGGATGGTGCGTTTGGCGCACTGGTGGCGCTCTCCGACTCCTTGCGACCGCAGGTGGCCGGCATGGAGCGAGCCGATTCGATCGCCTTCGATCTGCACAAGTGGGGCTCGATGCCCTTTGAGTGCGCGTGCGTATTGGTGCGCGACCCGGCTTTGCATCACGACGCATTTCGCAGCACGGCGGCGTATCTCACGCCCGCCACGCGAGGGGTTGGCGCCGACGCCGTGTATTTCGCCGATCGCGGCCTCGATCTCACGCGCGGCTTCAAGGCGCTCAAGGTGTGGATGCAGCTCAAGGCCGACGGCGTGGACACGCTGGCCCGCATCATCGAGCAGAACGTCGCGCAGGTGTGCCTGCTCGTGACCTTGGTGGAGGCGCATGACGAACTGGAAATGCTGGCGCCGGCGCCGCTCAATATCGCGTGCTTCAGATATGTGACGCCCGGACTCGCCGCGGGCGCGCTTGACGCCTTGAATCAGGAACTCCTGCTGCGACTGCAGGAGCGCGGCATTGCCGTGCCCTCAAGTACCGTGCTTGACGGGCGGTTTGCGATTCGCGTGGCCCATGTGAATCACCGGACCAAGCGGACTGACATTGAACTGCTGGTTGATGCGGTGGTGGCGATTGGGCGCGAGTTGGTGGCCGAGGGATGGTCATTGATGCCGAAAACGCCATTCCGCACGTGA